The following coding sequences are from one Clarias gariepinus isolate MV-2021 ecotype Netherlands chromosome 19, CGAR_prim_01v2, whole genome shotgun sequence window:
- the tlcd1 gene encoding TLC domain-containing protein 1 produces the protein MDGWLKEVERRPVLSVFCSSLTFMLLHTLLKVLPRPHAVNRDPWKSYKWKNLSVSLVHSLLTGPWAIFCVFQYPLIVYDLHSSFTPVSYLLVVVSTGYFIHDARDIIFSGYARESWEFLLHHVMVIWTFLYAVLTRRYVAGAVVALFVEVNSVFLHSRLMLKMAEVQKDSLLYKLNKFLNVTTYIGFRLAAQFYLTGYIIFNYSWLDHAGYFLASMMLMNIMILIYFYRLLRADFFSKQSQSNGIRKFAQD, from the exons ATGGATGGCTGGTTGAAGGAGGTGGAGCGTCGACCCGTCCTCTCTGTATTCTGCAGCTCATTAACGTTCATGCTGCTCCACACACTGCTGAAGGTTCTGCCCAGACCCCATGCTGTTAACCGTGACCCATGGAAGAGCTACAAGTGGAAGAATCTCTCGGTGTCACTCGTGCACTCACTTCTGACCGGCCCCTGGGCCATTTTCTG TGTTTTTCAGTATCCACTGATTGTGTATGACCTGCACTCATCCTTCACTCCTGTCTCATATCTGCTTGTTGTCGTCTCAACAG GGTATTTTATCCACGATGCTCGTGACATCATCTTCAGTGGGTATGCACGAGAATCATGGGAGTTTCTGCTTCATCACGTCATG GTGATATGGACTTTCCTGTACGCTGTTCTCACAAGACGCTATGTGGCCGGCGCTGTGGTGGCTCTGTTTGTCGAAGTGAACAGTGTCTTCCTGCATTCGCGCCTTATGCTAAAAATGGCCGAAGTACAAAAAGACTCGCTCCTGTACAAACTTAACAAGTTTCTCAATGTCACAACGTACATCGGTTTTCGTCTGGCAGCGCAGTTTTACCTAACCGGGTACATCATTTTTAACTACTCTTGGTTGGACCATGCTGGGTATTTTCTGGCATCTATGATGCTTATGAACATTATGatcctcatatatttttatcgCTTACTGAGAGCAGATTTCTTTTCAAAGCAAAGCCAATCCAACGGCATCCGCAAATTTGCCCAGGACTAA
- the rab34b gene encoding ras-related protein Rab-34 isoform X2: MNSLPPIREDRIIHKLPQYFTRDAAMHTNTDFHVTVQNACQSSDSVRFTVAKVIVVGDVAVGKTCLINRFCKDAYEKGYKATIGVDFEMERFEILGVPFNLQLWDTAGQERFKCVASTYYRGAQAIIVVFDLSNYYSLDHARQWLEDAMIDNDPSSVLLFLHPDVLAEMEQEAIKLSEEIRAEYWVVSALSGESVREFFFRVAALTFEARVIAELERNNNKHMDGIVKITDCDDNGTSKKKKHENCCS, translated from the exons ATGAATTCTTTACCACCTATACGAGAAGACAGGATCATCCACAAGCTCCCACAG TATTTCACAAGAGACGCTGCAATGCATACCAATACAGATTTCCATGTTACTGTGCAAAATGCATGCCAGAGCTCTGACTCAGTGAG GTTCACTGTAGCCAAGGTCATAGTTGTGGGTGATGTCGCTGTGGGGAAAACTTGTTTGATAAACAG GTTTTGCAAGGATGCTTATGAGAAAGGCTACAAAGCCACCATCGGAGTGGACTTTGAGATGGAGAGGTTTGAAATCCTGGGAGTGCCTTTTAATCTGCAGCT GTGGGATACTGCAGGTCAGGAGAGATTTAAATGTGTTGCTTCCACTTACTATAGAGGAGCTCAAG CGATTATAGTTGTGTTTGACTTAAGCAACTACTACTCCCTGGACCATGCAAG GCAGTGGCTTGAAGATGCCATGATAGACAACGATCCTTCTAGTGTGCTGTTGTTCCTC CATCCAGATGTGTTGGCTGAAATGGAGCAAGAAGCCATCAAGTTATCAGAGGAGATAAGAGCTGAGTACTGGGTCGTTTCCGCTTTGTCAG gAGAAAGTGTGAGGGAATTCTTTTTCCGGGTTGCAGCGCTGACGTTTGAGGCACGTGTAATAGCTGAACTGGAgagaaacaataataaacacatgGATGGTATTGTTA AAATCACAGACTGTGATGATAACGGaacatcaaagaaaaagaagcatgAAAACTGCTGTAGCTAA
- the rab34b gene encoding ras-related protein Rab-34 isoform X1 — translation MNSLPPIREDRIIHKLPQYFTRDAAMHTNTDFHVTVQNACQSSDSVRFTVAKVIVVGDVAVGKTCLINRFCKDAYEKGYKATIGVDFEMERFEILGVPFNLQLWDTAGQERFKCVASTYYRGAQAIIVVFDLSNYYSLDHARQWLEDAMIDNDPSSVLLFLVGTKKDLSHPDVLAEMEQEAIKLSEEIRAEYWVVSALSGESVREFFFRVAALTFEARVIAELERNNNKHMDGIVKITDCDDNGTSKKKKHENCCS, via the exons ATGAATTCTTTACCACCTATACGAGAAGACAGGATCATCCACAAGCTCCCACAG TATTTCACAAGAGACGCTGCAATGCATACCAATACAGATTTCCATGTTACTGTGCAAAATGCATGCCAGAGCTCTGACTCAGTGAG GTTCACTGTAGCCAAGGTCATAGTTGTGGGTGATGTCGCTGTGGGGAAAACTTGTTTGATAAACAG GTTTTGCAAGGATGCTTATGAGAAAGGCTACAAAGCCACCATCGGAGTGGACTTTGAGATGGAGAGGTTTGAAATCCTGGGAGTGCCTTTTAATCTGCAGCT GTGGGATACTGCAGGTCAGGAGAGATTTAAATGTGTTGCTTCCACTTACTATAGAGGAGCTCAAG CGATTATAGTTGTGTTTGACTTAAGCAACTACTACTCCCTGGACCATGCAAG GCAGTGGCTTGAAGATGCCATGATAGACAACGATCCTTCTAGTGTGCTGTTGTTCCTCGTAGGTACAAAGAAAGACTTGAGT CATCCAGATGTGTTGGCTGAAATGGAGCAAGAAGCCATCAAGTTATCAGAGGAGATAAGAGCTGAGTACTGGGTCGTTTCCGCTTTGTCAG gAGAAAGTGTGAGGGAATTCTTTTTCCGGGTTGCAGCGCTGACGTTTGAGGCACGTGTAATAGCTGAACTGGAgagaaacaataataaacacatgGATGGTATTGTTA AAATCACAGACTGTGATGATAACGGaacatcaaagaaaaagaagcatgAAAACTGCTGTAGCTAA
- the rpl23a gene encoding 60S ribosomal protein L23a: MAPKAKKEVVPVKTEAKSKALKAKKAVLKGVHSQRKKKVRTSPTFRRPKTLRLRRQPKYPRKSAPRRNKLDHYAIIKFPLTTESAMKKIEDNNTLVFIVDVKANKHQIKHAVKKLYDIDVAKVNTLIRPDGEKKAYVRLAPDYDALDVANKIGII, from the exons ATGGCTCCGAAGGCGAAGAAGGAAG TTGTCCCAGTCAAGACTGAAGCCAAGTCGAAGGCTCTGAAGGCCAAAAAGGCCGTGCTGAAGGGGGTGCACAGCCAGAGGAAGAAGAAGGTCAGGACCAGCCCTACTTTTCGCAGGCCTAAGACTCTGCGCCTGAGGAGGCAGCCCAAGTACCCCAGGAAGAGCGCACCTCGCAGGAACAA GTTGGACCACTATGCCATCATTAAGTTCCCCCTGACCACCGAGTCAGCCATGAAAAAGATCGAGGACAACAACACTCTGGTCTTCATTGTTGACGTCAAAGCCAACAAGCACCAGATCAAGCATGCCGTCAAGAAACTGTATGACATCGATGTGGCCAAAGTGAACACGCTCATCAG GCCTGATGGTGAAAAGAAGGCATATGTTCGTCTGGCACCAGATTACGATGCGCTGGATGTTGCCAACAAA ATTGGCATCATCTAA